One Lucilia cuprina isolate Lc7/37 chromosome 4, ASM2204524v1, whole genome shotgun sequence DNA segment encodes these proteins:
- the LOC111677834 gene encoding ATP-binding cassette sub-family B member 6 — MLYCPPNVTFSQIWLNHGISHCFMDTVGTSVCAGVMILFGLVQLYMYRKYAVRISDPALLVKSRLYGLQLFLLCFFPMLQLVRFLLNARIYDNSAVYGYMILSTVLICVSYPFSICLVHKERHFQLPSVPTRGHGLVLLLFWTLAFINESLAFINLRHEDWWFNLKTNKDEIEMGLFVTRFLTSLLIFVLGLKAPGIRFFYDEHRRLEEEQAENQGLQRGSAFRNAFKKLRKLFPYLWPKKDILLQITVLLCILLLAAGRVIKLYLPIYRKNLVDSLTIEPIVFRWDYVLIYVALSFLQGGGTGTMGLFNNLRSFLWIRVQQYTTREIEVDLFQHLHYLSLRWHLQRKTGEVLRIMDRGTDSINNLLNYIIFSITPTIVDLIVAVVYFIYAFNWWFGLIVFLTMFLYILATILVTEWRTQYQRRMNQADNEQRARSVDSLINFETVKYYGAEQYEVNAYRDAIKKYQKEEFLSLVTLNILNTSQNIILCLGLLCGSMLCVYLVVHHQTLTVGDFVLFFTYLMDLYMPLNWFGTYYRAIQKNFVDMENMFELLKEEEEIVNAPGCGPLLTMGGSIQFKDVSFGYSPEKIVLKNVSFKVPAGKTVAIVGPSGAGKSTIVRLLFRFYDVQSGAILIDGQDIKLVTQESLRQAIGVVPQDTVLFNNTVFYNIEYGKIGATADEVYEAARMADIHDRILSFPERYETKVGERGLRLSGGEKQRIAIARTLLKAPALVLLDEATSALDTNTERNIQAALHRVCSNRTTIIIAHRLSTIIHADEILVLKEGSIAERGRHEDLLMKENGLYAQMWQQQLKNLDAPSSSSENLEEKAKTNGGGNASAYLRAGHAHGGAQ; from the exons ATGCTATATTGTCCGCCAAACGTAACCTTTTCACAGATCTGGCTTAATCATGGCATCTCACATTGTTTTATGGACACTGTGGGTACTTCCGTATGTGCTGGGGTCATGATACTTTTCGGTCTAGTTCAGCTCTATATGTATCGCAAATATGCTGTACGCATATCAGATCCTGCTTTACTAGTTAAATCTCGACTTTATGGTTTACAATTGTTCCTATTGTGTTTCTTTCCCATGTTACAGTTGGTGAGATTTTTACTAAATGCTCGTATTTATGACAACAGTGCTGTTTATGGTTATATG atTCTTTCCACGGTTTTAATTTGTGTGTCTTATCCTTTTTCCATTTGTTTGGTACACAAAGAGAGACATTTTCAATTACCTTCGGTACCTACACGAGGTCATGGTTTAGTCTTATTACTTTTCTGGACCTTGGCCTTTATTAATGAATCTTTGGCTTTTATAAATCTAAGACATGAAGACTGGTGGTTCAATTTGAAAAC AAATAAAGATGAAATTGAAATGGGTTTATTTGTTACCCGTTTCCTTACTTCATTGCTTATTTTCGTATTGGGTCTTAAGGCTCCTGGCATACGCTTTTTCTATGATGAACATCGACGTTTAGAGGAGGAACAGGCTGAAAATCAGGGTCTACAAAGAGGTTCTGCATTTCGGAATGCTTTTAAGAAATTACGTAAACTATTTCCCTATTTGTGGCCTAAGAAGGATATTCTGTTACAGATTACAGTTTTGTTATGTATTCTTCTATTGGCGGCGGGTCGTGTAATCAAATTGTATTTGCCTATTTATCGTAAAAATTTGG TGGACAGTTTAACCATTGAACCCATAGTTTTTCGTTGGGATTATGTTTTAATCTATGTAGCTTTATCATTTCTCCAAGGAGGCGGTACCGGTACTATGGGTTTATTTAATAACTTACGTTCATTTCTCTGGATTAGAGTACAACAATATACGACACGCGAAATTGAAGTGGATCTCTTTCaacatttacattatttatCGTTGCGCTGGCATTTGCAACGTAAAACTGGTGAAGTTTTGCGTATAATGGATCGTGGCACAgattcaataaataatttactcAACTATATTATATTTTCCATAACGCCCACTATAGTGGATTTAATAGTGGCTGTAGTGTATTTCATTTATGCCTTCAATTGGTGGTTTGgtttaattgttttcttaaccatgtttttgtatattt TGGCCACTATTTTGGTAACCGAATGGCGTACTCAGTATCAGAGACGTATGAATCAGGCTGATAATGAACAGCGTGCACGTAGTGTtgattctttaataaatttcgaAACTGTAAAATATTATGGTGCCGAACAGTATGAAGTTAATGCCTATCGTGATGCTATTAAGAAATATCAA AAAGAAGAATTTCTCTCCTTGGTAACTCTTAACATTTTGAATACTTCCCAAAACATTATATTATGTTTGGGCCTACTGTGCGGCTCCATGCTGTGTGTATATCTTGTGGTTCATCATCAAACTTTAACAGTGGGTGATTTTGTACTCTTCTTTACGTATTTAATGGATCTCTATATGCCACTCAATTGGTTTGGAACCTATTATCGTGCTATACAAAAGAATTTTGTTGATATGGAGAATATGTTTGAATTACTTAAGGAAGAAGAGGAAATAGTTAATGCACCTGGCTGTGGTCCTCTCCTTACCATGGGTGGTAGCATACAATTTAAGGATGTCAGCTTTGGTTATTCACCCGAAAAGATAGtacttaaaaatgtttcatttaaagTACCAGCTGGTAAGACAGTGGCAATTGTTGGTCCATCGGGTGCGGGTAAAAGTACTATTGTTCGCTTACTGTTCCGTTTCTATGATGTGCAATCGGGCGCTATATTAATTGATGGTCAAGATATTAAATTGGTTACCCAGGAAAGTTTAAGACAGGCTATAGGTGTGGTGCCCCAGGATACGGTTTTGTTTAACAATACCGTTTTCTATAATATCGAATATGGTAAAATAGGTGCCACCGCTGATGAGGTATACGAGGCTGCACGCATGGCCGATATACACGATCGTATTCTCAGTTTCCCCGAACGTTATGAAACCAAGGTGGGAGAACGTGGTCTACGCTTAAGTGGTGGCGAAAAACAAAGAATAGCTATTGCTAGAACTTTATTGAAAGCTCCCGCCTTAGTACTACTAGATGAGGCTACTTCCGCTTTGGACACCAACACTGAGAGAAACATACAGGCTGCTTTACATCGTGTCTGCTCCAATAGAACCACCATTATTATTGCCCATAGATTATCCACTATTATACATGCAGATGAGATCTTGGTACTAAAGGAAGGCTCCATAGCCGAAAGAGGTCGTCATGAAGATTTGCTAATGAAAGAGAATGGCCTCTATGCTCAAATGTGGCAGCAACAATTGAAAAACTTAGACGCTCCCTCCTCATCCTCAGAAAATTTGGAAGAGAAAGCTAAAACTAACGGTGGCGGTAATGCCTCTGCTTATTTAAGAGCTGGCCATGCTCATGGTGGCGCTCAATAg